One Mya arenaria isolate MELC-2E11 chromosome 7, ASM2691426v1 genomic window carries:
- the LOC128240452 gene encoding acetylcholine receptor subunit beta-like has translation MWEMFTIIAGLVLVTAQVVRGMSPSYSTDLETELRTALFTGYEVLQRPAKQVPVTVSMNLITVNSLDIKAQTLSTSGFLKFNSTFLSILTVISFMCFYFQKSWPDDRLVWGSDTNYSNIPFLFSTETYAWTPKVVIENSVNDLEVFSDVNTLIRLNALGTARWTPGGVFETSCEADITYYPLDTQTCSIVLTTWSYTSSEISLSFDDDPFILDNFSENGEWELIETSNTSESAGRSKSESFTYDRLYFTMKLRRRPLYHILNTIFPVILMSCLIVFVFKLPPESGERIGMSLTVLLAYAVYLTLITDNIPQTSLSASVLSTYLTIILMLSTLSVIFTIVVLDIYFNHDDDEAPTDWLQKFTKYFLVKITCWKGGACCRQGKVKPSNVSDSRIALVDLDKVIDDNIDRYSPGRKVALPEDDDDNDEKNKKPEERHYSWKEVALILDRFFMYLFVFLVVTVTVVCLSILAVGGQQ, from the exons CAGGGCTGGTACTTGTGACAGCACAAGTCGTTAGGGGTATGTCCCCATCATACAGCACGGACCTGGAGACAGAGCTACGTACAGCCTTGTTTACAGGATATGAGGTTCTCCAAAGACCCGCTAAACAGGTCCCAGTGACAGTGTCGATGAATCTGATCACCGTCAATTCCTTG GACATCAAGGCACAGACCCTTTCCACATCCGGTTTCTTGAAATT CAATTCTACATTTCTGAGTATCTTAACCGTTATATCAttcatgtgtttttattttcaaaagtcGTGGCCTGACGACCGTCTTGTATGGGGATCGGATACCAACTACAGTAATATCCCGTTTTTGTTCTCAACCGAAACATACGCCTGGACACCGAAAGTCGTAATTGAAAATAG TGTGAATGACCTTGAAGTGTTCAGCGACGTGAACACTCTCATCCGACTGAATGCCTTGGGTACCGCTAGGTGGACACCAGGGGGCGTGTTCGAAACGAGTTGTGAGGCGGATATCACCTACTACCCACTTGATACGCAGACATGCAG CATAGTCTTAACAACATGGTCGTATACATCAAGCGAGATATCTCTGTCATTTGACGATGACCCATTCATTTTGGACAATTTTAGT gaAAATGGCGAATGGGAGTTGATTGAGACTTCAAACACTTCGGAATCAGCCGGAAGGTCAAAATCCGAGTCGTTCACTTATGACAG acTGTATTTCACCATGAAGTTGAGGAGGAGACCCCTCTACCATATATTGAACACGATCTTTCCAGTGATTCTCATGTCCTGTCTGATCGTGTTCGTGTTCAAACTGCCACCTGAGTCGGGGGAGCGAATCGGCATGTCGTTGACAG ttCTTTTGGCCTACGCAGTGTATTTGACGCTAATAACAGACAATATTCCACAAACATCGCTTAGCGCCAGTGTTTTGT cCACATACCTCACAATTATTCTGATGTTGAGCACGCTCTCGGTTATCTTCACGATTGTCGTCCTTGACATTTACTTCAACCATGACGATGACGAGGCGCCCACTGATTGGCTGCAGAAATTCACAAAATACTTCTTGGTGAAAATTACGTGCTGGAAAG GAGGAGCGTGTTGCAGACAAGGGAAAGTAAAACCATCGAACGTTTCTGATTCGCGCATTGCTTTGGTAGATCTGGACAAAGTAATCGATGATAACATAGACAGGTATTCGCCAGGTCGCAAGGTGGCACTGccagaagatgatgatgataatgatgaaaaGAACAAGAAACCTGAGGAAAGACATTACTCATGGAAGGAGGTTGCTCTTATTCTTGATCGCTtctttatgtatttgtttgtatttttggttGTTACTGTTACCGTGGTTTGTTTGTCGATTCTCGCTGTTGGTGGACAACAGTAA